The following proteins are co-located in the Procambarus clarkii isolate CNS0578487 chromosome 4, FALCON_Pclarkii_2.0, whole genome shotgun sequence genome:
- the LOC138371120 gene encoding uncharacterized protein encodes MTSWGLLGHDLLGLLGHDLLGLLGHDLFGLLGHDLLGLLGHDLLGLLGHDLLGFLGHDLLGLLGHDLLGLLGHDLLGLLGHDLLGFLGHDLLGLLGYDLLGHDLLGLLGHDLLDLLGHDLLGLLGHDLLGLLGHDLSWSPRS; translated from the coding sequence ATGACCTCCTGGGGTCTCCTAGGTCATGACCTCCTTGGTCTCCTAGGTCATGACCTCCTTGGTCTCCTAGGTCATGACCTCTTTGGTCTCCTAGGTCATGACCTCCTTGGCCTCCTAGGTCATGACCTCCTTGGTCTCCTAGGTCATGACCTCCTTGGTTTCCTAGGTCATGACCTCCTTGGTCTCCTAGGTCATGACCTCCTTGGTCTCCTAGGTCATGACCTCCTTGGTCTCCTAGGTCATGACCTCCTTGGTTTCCTAGGTCATGACCTCCTTGGTCTCCTAGGTTATGACCTCCTAGGTCATGACCTCCTTGGTCTCCTAGGTCATGACCTCCTTGATCTCCTAGGTCATGACCTCCTTGGTCTCCTAGGTCATGACCTCCTTGGTCTCCTAGGTCATGACCTCTCTTGGTCTCCTAGGTCATGA